The DNA region AGAACAATGGGATGCTGGTAGTGATGTACCCGATCCAGCAGCCAGAAGGCGATCACGGTTCCGGCCAGGTGAGCGGCAATCAACGTCAGGTTTGCCAGCACCACAAACACATCCAGTGCCCGGACAATTTTGTTGGGATCGACGATCGCCACTCCTGGCGGCTGGGAAACGGTTTTGGCCAGCAGTACTGTCACACTGGCTCCTGACCCCAGCAGCGCCACCAGCATCCCGATGAATCCCACCAGAACTCCCAACCGCAGCAGGCGAATCGTGTGGGCTTTATGGGGATGGAGAACAGCCCCCGGTTCATGGTTCAAGCCTCTGGCAATGCGAATGTAGCGCACCTCAAATAAAATCCCCACGACCAGCAGCACCACACCACAGATGCCCCAGAAGAGACCAACTCCGGTTGCCACATAGGGATCGGGGCTGAACGATCGCCCGGAGATGGCAAACAACAGGGCGATCGCCGCCAGGAAGGCCAGCACCAGTTGCAACCAGAACCCTACCCAACCTAACAGCCGGAAGAACTGGGCAATTTTTCGCAGGGGAGCGGGAATCTCGGAGGGATGGTAACGGGCTAACATAAGCAAGTTTTAGGCTTTACCTTCTAGCTTGCCAAGGAACCATGAGGAAGTTGTGAGGAGATTAATGTTTATTTACGCTCTGCAGCGATCGCGCTTTTTGCTATGCTAAATGAGGCTCGACTGTCATCCACACTTTCCCTCGGTGGATGAACCCAACAGTAAGTAGTCTCCCAGGCGCGGATGTGGCGGAATTGGTATACGCGCACGTTTGAGGGGCGTGTGGCTTTGCCTTGCGAGTTCGAGTCTCGCCATCCGCATTGTTTAATCAATTGCTACAGGGTAAGGTTGTTAGCTGAGATCATCTCATCCTTCTGCTAAACATTTGCAAATAAGCTTTTATATTTGTGTCGCTAGATTACTAGAGTAAAGCCTCCCTTCCTATGATCAGGATGGATGAAGCTACGAGGCCAGGTTTCATCCTAAATGATTCATGCAGTCCTCTGGAACCAAGGCTTTATGAGGATTTTAATTGTCGAGGATGACGAGTTAACGGCTCAGGCTCTAGTCCCTATCCTCACTCATCAAAACCACGTCGTTGAAATCGCTGTGAATGGAGAAACCGCCTGGGATTTAATCAAAACGTTTAACTATGACCTGATGTTATTAGATGTGGCCGCTCCAGACGTGAATGGGGTTAGCCTTTGCCGTCGCATTCGCGCCAGGGGACTGCACACTCCCATTCTGCTGCTGACCGATCATGATAGCTGTCACGAAAAGGCGATCGGGCTGGATGCTGGGGCCGACGATTATATGGTCAAACCCTTTGATCAGGAAGAATTAGTTGCTCGGGTGCGGGCCTTATTGCGTCGAGGCAGCATCAGTTCCCAGCCCGTGTTGGAGTGGGGACTGTTACAACTAGATCCGAGCAGTTGCGAAGTCACCTACAACGATCAGCCTTTGTTACTCACGCCCAAAGAGTATGCGCTGCTGGAACTTTTCCTGCGAAATAGCCGCCGAGTGTTTAGTTGTGGCGTAATTCTAGAGCATCTTTGGGCCTATGAAGAAACGCCTGGAGAAGAGGCTGTACGCACCCATATTAAAGGACTGCGGCAAAAGCTGAAGGCGGCTGGAGCGCCAGGGGATTTGATTGAAACGGTGTACGGCATCGGTTATCGGCTGAAGGCTCTACCATCCGATGAAAAGTTGCATTCTACCCATAACTCTGGAGCTACTGCCCCTTCCACCCAACAACGAGCGATCGCCCAGGTGAACGCCGTCTGGTATCGGTTTAAAGAACGAGTGCAGGAACAAATTGCTGTGCTGGAACAGGCTGCGATCGCCCTGCTGCGCCACGAATTAACAGCAGAACAGGGGCAACAAGCCAGACAGGATGCCCACTCCCTGGCAGGCTCCCTGGGAACGTTTGGTTTTCCCGAAGCCTCTCAACTGGCACGGCAGATTGAACAATACCTGCAACAAGAGTCTTCTCTTGATCATGCCCAGGCCTTGCAGTTACGGAAATGGGCCACAGATCTCCGGCACCAGATTGAAC from Leptodesmis sichuanensis A121 includes:
- a CDS encoding response regulator, which codes for MRILIVEDDELTAQALVPILTHQNHVVEIAVNGETAWDLIKTFNYDLMLLDVAAPDVNGVSLCRRIRARGLHTPILLLTDHDSCHEKAIGLDAGADDYMVKPFDQEELVARVRALLRRGSISSQPVLEWGLLQLDPSSCEVTYNDQPLLLTPKEYALLELFLRNSRRVFSCGVILEHLWAYEETPGEEAVRTHIKGLRQKLKAAGAPGDLIETVYGIGYRLKALPSDEKLHSTHNSGATAPSTQQRAIAQVNAVWYRFKERVQEQIAVLEQAAIALLRHELTAEQGQQARQDAHSLAGSLGTFGFPEASQLARQIEQYLQQESSLDHAQALQLRKWATDLRHQIERSPTLPFSNSHLKSNGQSPLSPSISQPTVVEAQPTHLLAKTVVPDIGYPPRLLIVDCDRTIETTLKAEATYWGLQVEVATDLIEAQKQVQQNPPDAVLLDPTITVSPASILSWVTELSQCTPPIPVIIFTWQDNLEERLEFARMGGRAYLTKSATPAQVFEVVTQVLHQADRTKTSILVVDDDLKLLALLRSLLEPWGLKVTTLADPTQFWDVLEATAPDLVLLDIEMPDISGTELCQVVRNAPRWSALPIVILTAHTDPDTVNQVFAAGADDFITKPIAGPDLVRRIMNRLERMRLLRSLDDPDKTLPHPEIYSSVLEGNL
- a CDS encoding DUF3611 family protein; translation: MLARYHPSEIPAPLRKIAQFFRLLGWVGFWLQLVLAFLAAIALLFAISGRSFSPDPYVATGVGLFWGICGVVLLVVGILFEVRYIRIARGLNHEPGAVLHPHKAHTIRLLRLGVLVGFIGMLVALLGSGASVTVLLAKTVSQPPGVAIVDPNKIVRALDVFVVLANLTLIAAHLAGTVIAFWLLDRVHHYQHPIVLHASLES